Below is a window of Agrobacterium vitis DNA.
CGCCTGCTCTATGACGGTGTGAACTTCCTGCAAATCACCCCTGCCCGCGCCATCTGGCCGGGTCTGGCGATTTCACTGACCGTGCTCAGCGTCAACTATATCGGCGATGGTATCCGCGATGCACTCGATCCGCGTTCTATGAAGCGCTGATCTTTTATCCGCTCAAGGACGTTCATTCACTGCTGCGCGGCGATGAACGTCCGGAACCGGCTGAGACTGAACAGGAAAAACACCAGCCCGATGCCAAGCGTCGCCGCAAACTGCGGCCAGACCACCTCGAAGCCCGCGCCGCGATAGAGAATGGCCTGCGAAAAGGCGACGAAATGGGTCGAGGGTGAGACCTGCATGGCGTTTTGCAGCCATTGCGGCTGGCTTTCCAGCGGGGTGAACCCGCCTGACAGGATATTCATCGGCAAAGCGGTGAGAATGAACAGCAGCGCCAATTGCGGCATGCTGCGCGCCAGCGTGCCTAAAAACAGCCCGAACGAGGTGACGAAGAACAGGTAGAGCGCCACGCCAGCCATATACAGCGTCAGCGAACCGGTGATGTGCATGCCGAGCACCTTGACCAACACGGTGATGATGGCAAACAGCGTCATGACCAGAATGACCAGACCATTGGCCGCAAGCTTGCTGACCATGATTTCGACAGGCCTGACCGGCATGACCAGCAAGTGTTCCAGCGTCCCGTGTTCCCGTTCGCGCACCAAAGCGGCGCCTGCCAGCAGGATGGCCAGCATGGTAATATTGTTGATCAGCGCCATCGTGCCGGAAAACCAATCCGAATTCAGCGATTGATTGAAGGCAAGCCGCGTTTCCACCGTCACCGCCTGAGTGCTTGAGACGCCAACGCGCTGGGCATAAAGCCCGACCTGTTGGCTGACGATCTGCTGGATCGTGCTGGAGCCTATTCCTGCCTGCATCAACGCGGTCGCGTCGATCAGCAACTGCACAGAGGGGCTACGCCCCGAGAGAACATCGGCCTCGAACCGTTCGGGAATATCCAGCACAAAGGTGTAGCGCGCCTGATCCATGGCGCGGTCGATATCCTGGGGTGCGATTGCCACCGGTTTTTGAAAGCGCGGCGGCATCAATCCATCGAGAATGGAAGACGACAATTGCGACATGTCCCGGTCCACCACGGCCAGCGTCGCATTGCGCAGATCGTGGGAAAGTCCAGTCGCCTGGGTATAGATCGCCAGGCTGAAGGCATAGATGACCATGGCCATCAGCACCTTGTCGCGCAAAAGCCCGATCAACTCCTTGCGAAACAGGGCAAATACCGTGCGAAGATCCATATCCCTTACCTTTCCTGCTTACGCAGCAGCGACCAGCCAAGCCCGATGGCACCAATCCAGAACAGCGCCAGCGGCCAGACAAAGCCCATCAACTCGGCAAAGCCCAACCCCTTGGTGAAGGCCCCGACGCTGGCGCGCATGAAATAAGTGGTGGGAAACACCAGGCCGATGGCGTGGCCCATGCCGTGCAGCGACGACACTGGCTGCAACAGGCCGGAAAACTGTGTGCCGGGCATCATCGTGCCGATGGCAGTGACGAACAGGGCTGCCACCTGGGTCGAGGTGAAGGTGGAACTTAAGATGCCGATGGAGGTTGTCGCCAGCACATAGACGAAAGCGGCGACCGATAGACCGGCAAGAGAGCCTTTCAACGGCACGCCGAACAGCCAGACGGCCAGCAGGAACATGACCAGGAAGTTGATGAAGCCAATGGCCACATAGGGCAATTGCTTGCCCAGTAGAAATTCCAGCTTGGTGACCGGCGTCACGTAGAGATTGCTGATCGATCCCATTTCCTTTTCCGAGACAACGCCGAGCGCCGTCAGGATCGAGGGAATGAACACCAGCAGCAAGGCGATCACCGCTGGCACCATGGCATTCAGGCTTAGAAAAGCCTGGTTGTAGCGGTAACGCATTTCCACGCCAGCCACCGACTGGATCGTTCCGCCCGATTGACGGACAATCTCCTGCAAGAACCGCTGGTGAGCGCCCGAGACATAGCCGAGCGCCGTCTCAGCCCGGAAGGGCATGGCACCATCCAGCATGGCCAGCACATTTGGCCGCTTGCCAGCCCGCAGGTCGGCGCCGAATTTCTCGGGTATATCAAGTGCCAACATGATGTCATTGGCCTTCAACCGCGACAACATCCCGGCTTCATCGGAGATGGACGGTTGCAAGGTGAAGGCGGAGGACGCCGCATAGGCATCAATATAGGCCCGGCTTTCGGCACTCTGGTCGCGGTCGAGGACAGCAAACCGCAGGTGATCGACATCCAGCGTCAGGCCGTAGCCGAAAATCAGCATCAGCAGCGCCGTACCAGCCAGGGCGAAACCCAGCCGGATCTTGTCGCGCATCAGTTCCATCGCCTCGCGCCGGGCATAGGCCATCAGCCGGGCAGGCGAAAACCCCTTGCGCACCAAGGCTCCGGCAGTGTTCTCCGCCACCGTCGCGGCACCGGCCTGCGGCTGGGTTGCTGCGTCAGTCAGGCTTTCCTGCCGCCCTCCCGCCTTCATGAAGGCGATGAAGGCATCGTCCAGGCTGGCGCTGCCGGTCTGCTCTTTCAGCTCTTGCGGGGTGCCGCAGGCAATCACCTTACCAGCATGCATGAAGGCGATGCGGTCGCAGCGCTCGGCTTCCGCCATGAAATGGGTGGACACGAAAATCGTCACGCCGTTTTGCCGTGATTGTTCCACCAGATCGTTCCAGAATCCGTCACGCGCCAGCGGATCGACGCCGGATGTCGGCTCGTCGAGGATCAGGATATCCGGTTGATGGATCAGCGCCACGGCCAGTTGCAGGCGCTGGCGCACCCCAAGCAGCAGATCGCTCGACAGGAACTGCAAATAGGGCTGAAGGCCGAACTCTTGCGCCAAGGCCTCGATCCGCGTCTTGGCTGCCTCCCCGGTCAGGTCGAAAATCGCCGCATGCAGGTTGAGATTCTGCTGCACCGTCAATTCGCCATAGAGGGAAAAGCCCTGCGACATATAACCAACACGGCGGCGGGCATCGCCAGCACCCTTTTTGGCATCGACCGGCTGGCCGAACAGCTGCGCCTCGCCGCTACTGGCTGGCAAAAGCCCGGTCAGCATTTTCATGGTGGTGGACTTTCCGCAGCCATTCGAACCGAGGAAGCCGAAAATTTCGCCCTTGGGAATGCGGAAGCTGACATGATCGACAGCGGTAAAAGCCCCGAATGACCGGGTCAACTCCTTGGCCTCAAGGGCAACCTCGCCCCGGTCCACGAAGGCAAGCCTGGGCGGCGGATCGCCATAGCCTTGTTTTGCCGCATCCGGCAAAAGCGCAATGAAGGCCTGTTCCAGGGTCTTCTGCCCGGTTTGTTGCAGCAGCGCCTCGCAGGTGCCATCCGCCAGAATACGGCCCTCATGGAGCAGAACCACGCGCTGGAACCGGCTCGCCTCCTCCATATCGGACGTGGCGGTGATAATCGACAGGCCGGGCCGCGAGGCCTGGATACTTTCCACCAGATCCCAGAATTGCCGTCGTGACAAGGGATCGACACCGGTTGTCGGCTCATCGAGCAGCAGGAGATCGGGATCGTGCACCAGGGCGCAGCACAGACCGAGCTTCTGCTTCATGCCACCCGACAGCTTGCCCATCAACCGGTCACCGAACGGATCGAGCCCGGTCGCCTTGAGCAGCCGGTCGATACGCCCGGCTCGTTCCGTCGCGTCCTGCCCGAACAGCCGACCAAAGAAATCGATGTTCTCGCAGACGGTCAGGTTGGGATAAAGATTGCGGCCCAGGCCCTGTGGCATATAGGCAATGCGCGGCTGCACGTCGGTACGCGCACCGGCGCTTGCCATATCCGCTCCAAGTGCCGTGATCCGGCCTTGTTGGATTTTTTTTGCGCCCGCCAGCAGCGCCAGAAGCGTGGATTTTCCCACCCCGTCCGGCCCGACCAGGGCCACCCGCGATCCGGCCGCGATGGCAAGGTCGATGGCGCTCAAGGCCTGGCGCTTGCCGTAGAAATGGGACAAGCCTGCCAGTTCGACAGCGTTTTCCATGGCTGCCCCGCTTACGGCTTATTGGCTGAAGGTTGGGTATTCGAAGCCGAGGGGTCGAGAGGCGCTGTCGTCAGATCGGATTGCAGACGGTCCGGCCAGACCGCGGCCGCATCGGTCTTCACATAGCCGAGACCGGTGATCCCGGTTTTGACCAGCGGCAGATATTGCTTCACCAATTCCTTGGGCGCACTGATCTTGACGCGGAACATCAACCTGTCGCGCTCGCTGCGGATTTCAACCTGTTTCGGCGTATATTGCGCCTGCGGCGAGACGAAGGACACCGTTCCGGGAATGGCCCGGTCCGGCAGAATATCAAGCAGGATACGGCCCTCGGCCCCGATTGCGGTTTTCGCAGCGTCGGCAGACGGAAGATAGATCGTCATATAGACATCCGACAGATCGAGCACCGTCAGCACCTTACCGCCCGCCGCCAGCACCTCGCCCGGCTCCGCCAGCCGGTAAAGCACCCGCCCGTCCTTCGGTGCCGTCAGCGTCGCATCGGCGATGGTCTGGGCAATGCGATCAGCCTCCGCCTTGGCATTGTCGATGGTCGCCTGCACGCTGTTCAACGTGCTCTCCGCCGCCGAGACAGCCGCCTTGGAACTGTCGCGGCTCAACCTCTGGCTATCGACCGCCTGATCGGAGACAAACCCCTTGCCAAGCAGGACCA
It encodes the following:
- a CDS encoding ABC transporter permease, which gives rise to MDLRTVFALFRKELIGLLRDKVLMAMVIYAFSLAIYTQATGLSHDLRNATLAVVDRDMSQLSSSILDGLMPPRFQKPVAIAPQDIDRAMDQARYTFVLDIPERFEADVLSGRSPSVQLLIDATALMQAGIGSSTIQQIVSQQVGLYAQRVGVSSTQAVTVETRLAFNQSLNSDWFSGTMALINNITMLAILLAGAALVREREHGTLEHLLVMPVRPVEIMVSKLAANGLVILVMTLFAIITVLVKVLGMHITGSLTLYMAGVALYLFFVTSFGLFLGTLARSMPQLALLFILTALPMNILSGGFTPLESQPQWLQNAMQVSPSTHFVAFSQAILYRGAGFEVVWPQFAATLGIGLVFFLFSLSRFRTFIAAQQ
- the rbbA gene encoding ribosome-associated ATPase/putative transporter RbbA; the encoded protein is MENAVELAGLSHFYGKRQALSAIDLAIAAGSRVALVGPDGVGKSTLLALLAGAKKIQQGRITALGADMASAGARTDVQPRIAYMPQGLGRNLYPNLTVCENIDFFGRLFGQDATERAGRIDRLLKATGLDPFGDRLMGKLSGGMKQKLGLCCALVHDPDLLLLDEPTTGVDPLSRRQFWDLVESIQASRPGLSIITATSDMEEASRFQRVVLLHEGRILADGTCEALLQQTGQKTLEQAFIALLPDAAKQGYGDPPPRLAFVDRGEVALEAKELTRSFGAFTAVDHVSFRIPKGEIFGFLGSNGCGKSTTMKMLTGLLPASSGEAQLFGQPVDAKKGAGDARRRVGYMSQGFSLYGELTVQQNLNLHAAIFDLTGEAAKTRIEALAQEFGLQPYLQFLSSDLLLGVRQRLQLAVALIHQPDILILDEPTSGVDPLARDGFWNDLVEQSRQNGVTIFVSTHFMAEAERCDRIAFMHAGKVIACGTPQELKEQTGSASLDDAFIAFMKAGGRQESLTDAATQPQAGAATVAENTAGALVRKGFSPARLMAYARREAMELMRDKIRLGFALAGTALLMLIFGYGLTLDVDHLRFAVLDRDQSAESRAYIDAYAASSAFTLQPSISDEAGMLSRLKANDIMLALDIPEKFGADLRAGKRPNVLAMLDGAMPFRAETALGYVSGAHQRFLQEIVRQSGGTIQSVAGVEMRYRYNQAFLSLNAMVPAVIALLLVFIPSILTALGVVSEKEMGSISNLYVTPVTKLEFLLGKQLPYVAIGFINFLVMFLLAVWLFGVPLKGSLAGLSVAAFVYVLATTSIGILSSTFTSTQVAALFVTAIGTMMPGTQFSGLLQPVSSLHGMGHAIGLVFPTTYFMRASVGAFTKGLGFAELMGFVWPLALFWIGAIGLGWSLLRKQER
- a CDS encoding HlyD family secretion protein, which produces MQKPQKFALAFVIVLLAASGGTYAYLKFGRADTLPSGIVTGNGRIEATEVDIASKSAGRLVSVEVGEGDLVTKGQVLARMDTVELQSQLRAAKAKIAEAEQSRDASAFKLSQAQSQFDLADKDLERKLVLLGKGFVSDQAVDSQRLSRDSSKAAVSAAESTLNSVQATIDNAKAEADRIAQTIADATLTAPKDGRVLYRLAEPGEVLAAGGKVLTVLDLSDVYMTIYLPSADAAKTAIGAEGRILLDILPDRAIPGTVSFVSPQAQYTPKQVEIRSERDRLMFRVKISAPKELVKQYLPLVKTGITGLGYVKTDAAAVWPDRLQSDLTTAPLDPSASNTQPSANKP